TTATTGTTTCCATACAAAATTACACAGGGACCTGCATATCAGACACTCACCGTAAGACGACTACTACAACAAAAGGCTTATTACTGTTCTTATGGTGGAGCTTCATCTCAGGAGAGAGAGTCTTGAGGACAGGACTTGGCACTCTCTCAGTAACATGGCAAGAAGCGGTGGGGTTacgattgtttatagctgctataacttatgcagatgttccacatcattaaatgcaactataaacttGTAAATAGCGTGATGTGTTCGTTAATGAAATGCACTGCTATGACATCAAAGGATTAAAGTCACAGCAACAGGAAATCACATCACAGACACCCTTCAGCACCACAACTGCTCGTCCAGAAGAACAGATCGCATCTTAATGAAAATCACAGCCTAGTGTGACTGAACACAGATCACTCCGACAGCGACCCAAATCAGGTTAAAAGGAGTGTTAGGAGCTCTGGTGTACCTGGTCCAAACTGGTTGTTGTGGATGCCGAAGGGCTGCACCTGCAGGTCGAACGTGTTGAGGGTGAAAGTGCTGACCACCGGGAGAACCTCCTCAACGCTGCACATGTAGGAGTGGCCCAGGGTTCCCTGCATGTACTCTAGACTGCTGTTGCCGACGTGGACTGAGGCTGAAGAGACCAGAACACACACCCAGACCAAGTTACAATCAAGAGCTAATGGCTGATCATTTCCTAGAACTTATAACTACATTATATACACTGCATATGGTAACCAGTCACATGGACacattttaatgaataaaaacatGTCTACTTGCTCTGTAAccattttttaaaacaattaaacCAAATTAGATTCCGGTCCCCCCCCCCTCCAGAAAACTGACTGGACAATTACTAAACAAGCcataatgtaattctcctattttatattaaactttggtcaaatatctgtcacattttgcattttgtgcaatttttttttttaccttgtgcaataccagaaaaattcagctgaaatcaagccatttgaggcaaactggtccgcctctgaaaaaacttggcatttggatttcccggcaaacattgattttcgtgacatcgcgtgcgggacgcctccttctgaatcctacgtcagcgctggtttgtttatgagaaaacaacctggtggttttctgcaaatttcttcaacgttatcgcgcaattattaaaatggttaacagatgtatcgtaggaaggtgtagcaacaccaatcatgatgggaatagtactcatcgtttcccaaaagacccgacaacgagagagaaatgggagcgcttcttgcgaggcacccggaaaaactggcaacagcATCATATGtggggctcacttcataaagcccgacgactttgagaaccaTTTGCAGttggaaatgggcttcaagaagcaacttgatctgaaaaaagacgcagttccatctgttagaatgcccaaagcaacaccgtcgccaaaggagccagccgtgttcgtctcccctgacagaggtcgaagtgccgcatccactgacgccctcgaagccgaggaccaagcagagccgaaaaAAGACCAAGAAACTCGGCAATtcgcaagttgactgttgccagggtaagaaataagagagactatactctaaattaggtgttcctgtgtttgtctctcagcctgctggcggatccgcacgtgacatcacgaatctggatcaatatggctccagactcccttgggatttttccagacgcgttttattttatttttttctgctgtagacagatggccttgtgcaaaattaccctactggacgagtgtgtaaagggacatactttcatatatatatatatatatatatatatatatatatatatatatatatatatatatatatatatatatatatatataaaaaaaaaaaaaaacaaaaaaaaaaaaaaaacactaaattggtccaggatatgcactttaaaactgcAAGGAGAGCTTTAAATATGGGTTATAATTAATAGTTATAGCACCCtggtatgcatgcatgcatacatacacactTATAAGGGGGAGATAACGCTCCcactgtgctgtacaggagaccaCGTTGAAGGAGTCACGTGTATAACCTGGACACTCATTTTTGAGCCAAAAGACTTACAAAAATAGTCAGTCATGATTTCTCATAGGGAAATAATAATACAGGAACTCTTCATAccggtgggggggggggaacgacTTCAAATATcatgcagtttaaaaaaaataaataaatcaaaatgcATAAATTGGCTCGAACAGTTTTAACAAAATTTCATGGAGATTTTACCCAGGAAAAACTATTCGAGCCAGAGTACTGATAACACACTCACTCAAATGTACCTTGTAAGGTTATTTAacctgagaaataaaaaaataataaaacactattcTATTTATAAAAACATTTATGAATTGAAACTACAGGAGTCACTGATGCATAAAGTGTGGAACATGGTTGTAATTTTGTTGGACAGACTATGACTTTCACCTTCCTTGCCGCCACTACACACATCCCAGGTGTCTCACGCAGTGACGTGTGTCTGGAGAGCCCCATGGCCTAGTTAGCGCAGTCTTAACACGTCCAAGTAGGAATTAGCGGGCACTTGTTTCACGCATAACAGTTGGACGGAGGGTTACAATTGGACATTTAAATCCAAATAAAAGAAACTTATCagaattttttgccaaaaaacactcgACAGCAGTCAGATTTATATCCGTTTAATAAGCATACACCTGGCGtttatccatccgttatctgtagctgcttatcccgtGCAGGGACGTGggaaggctggagcctatcccagctgactacgggcgagaggcggggtacaccctggacaagtcgccaggtcatcacagggctgacacaaacacagacaaccattcacactcacattcacacccacgctcaatttagagtcaccagttaacctaacctgcatgtctttgtactgtgggggaaaccggagcacccggaggaaacccacgcggacacggggagaacatgcaaactccgcacagaaaggccctcgccggccacggggctcgaacccagaaccttcttgctgtgaggagacagtgctaaccactacaccaccgtgccgcacctggcttttattttattttaaaaatagccTTTTAAAACACTATCTGAACTTAGATGGACAGAGGATGTTACGCATGCGATGCAATTTTTGATCGGTGCTCACGTGGAGTTGGGAAGAgttacaatgaaaatatttttCCAGTGTTTAACTTCGAGTTTAAGCCTTTCCATGAGTACACTAGAGTAAAATTTTTATCTTATTAGGAGTGACACTTCATTGAAATGCCCGCACCAACTCTGTCACAAAACGGGTTTCCGAAACAGCGCATTATTTGACGAAGACATTGATTTAAAAACCCACCCCCACAATATACTTTGCTCATTTCATCAATACTATCTAACAGACATACAATGACCACAAAAatatatttgggttttatttctatttattctCACTCATGCTACACAACCACAAACCTGCCCTATGCCATTTGTAACCCCTGATCGTAGAAAGAGCCATATACAGGTGACTGACTCGGCCATTTAAGAACATTCCATTTCCTTGCCTTAAAGTGcacattctggaccaatttcattttgttttatatgaaagtatgtccctttacacactcatccagaagggtaatttcgcacaaggccatctgtctacagcagaaaaaaataaaaacgcatctggagccagattcatgacgttacctgcggaagcgccagcaggctgcgcgagctctgcacggtttcagtgcacagcctgtgtagaccaagcactcccatttctctctcattgtccggtcttttgggaaacgatgagtactaatcccatcaagattggtgttgctacaccctcctacgatacatctgttcaccattttaataattatgcgataacgttgaagaaatttgcagaaaaccaccaggtcgttttctcataaacaaaccagcgctgacgtaggattcagagggaggcgtcccgcacgcgacgtcacgaaaatcaatgtttcccaggaaatccaaatgccaatttttttcagaggcggaccaattcgcctcaaatggcttgatttcagctgaatttttctggtattgcgcaaggtaaaaaaaattgcacaaaatgcagaatgtgacagatatttgaccaaagtttaatataaaataggagaattacattgatcttgctcctgaatttacccgtgatatgccctttaaaaggGGGGGGAATCTGAAAATGGTTAACGCAAAAGTGTTACACTTAATTTTGAAAGTCTACATCTTGACTGATTTATTTCAAAACCATTGTGGTGGTGTACCAAAGCAAAATTACAAAGAGCATTTCatggtccaaatacttatgggccTGACTGTATgggtggtgtttaaaaaaaaaaaactcccaccACAGGTGCTTCAAAACACGCTGTATAtttatataagaaaaaaaaaaggttttatgaAGTCAAACAGTGGGTCTTTTATGTAGCCTGTGGCTGCTAGTATCTTCTGTGTTGTACACTTAAAACACAATGACAAACTCTTCCTTGGAACTACACCTTGCCAATTTCAATTAGTCACGTAAAGTTGTATTACTGCCCAAGATGGGGCTTCAAGAGATGCCTTCATCCCATAGAAGACTAAACTATCGCTGTTCGAAATAAAACGCATCCAATTTGGTGTGAGAAGGCTTGGTGTCAGTCAGCTGAATGGATCCAAATGCAATTGTAAAAGGAAGTGGAGGTTCCTTATCagtaaaaacacacacagtatTAACTATTACACGGGACACTATGGTACCCTCCCTCTTCCTTACCCGCCATATCTTGCCAAGCTGCTGACATATTCAAGGCGCTGAGCTGATATTTTTTGGTGGTGGTGTTCTGTGGAAATGAAGACAAGTGTTAGAACTTGTTGTGGAAGAGCGAGGAAGAAGGTGTGAGGACAGGTTTGTGCGAGTGTGTTTGAGACCCTCACCAGTGTGAACATGAACGTGAGGTTGGCGAGATCTCCAGTCAGCAGCAGAGTAGCAGTTGTAGATTCACACGACCCAGAAGACGACGTCACATTAGGCTGCACGTTCACCACCACTGCAACAGACTGGAATTGTATCGAGGGCAAAAAGTTTAGCCATTACAAATCAGTGGTGGTCAAAACATTCACTATACACAGTATCGGACAAAAGTCTGGACAccgcttctaattcaatggtttttattaatttaaaaaaaaaagcgtcagttcatgtcttaaagtagtgatggatgtttctctttacttagttgagcggttcttgacataagacGGATTACTACGGTTGTAGAATAGGAccatttactttatttatttactgtttgatctcaaatgcgtgAAGGAGGAAAGAAACTcgcccactaattaacttttgatgaggcacacttaactgaaaagcatttcaggtgactaccgcatgaagctggttaagataacgccaatagtgtgtaaagcgtcaaggtaaacggtggctactttgaagaatctaaaatatcaaactttcttttttaaacacttttcttTCCCACATAACATATGGAACGTAGATGGAATTattccatagttttgatgtcttcagtattgttctacaatgtagaaaatagtcaaaatacagaaaaaactctGAATGAAtacgggtgtacaaacttttgactggtactgtatactcaCCACATTGAGTATAACAGAACGACATTGTAGAACCCAGATATACTACACTATATGCTGTCAACCATTGTGTTAAACTGTATTTTGATACTCTTCCACTTTATGGCCAAAAGGTCTGTAGACACCTGAGCATCACAccaatatgtggttcttcccaaactgttgccacatatATGAAGCACATGATGGTACCGCGTCTACGTATACTGTAGCTTTACAATTTTCCCTTCACCGGAACCGAGAGGCCCAAACCCGTTCCAGCatcacaatgcccctgtgcacaaagggagctccatgaagacatggttaacCAACGCTGATGAAggcggaagaactcgagtgtcctgcgcttcaaccccactgaacacctttgaggtGAACTGAAACTGGACTGCAGCCCAGACCTcatcaacatcagtgcctgagctCATTAACGCTCTTGTGGTTGGAAATCTAGTGCCAGAAGAGTGGACGTTATTAGAACAGCAAAAGGAgattaaatctggaatgggatgatcAAAAAGCACAGGAGTACgaggtccacaaacatttggtcatatagtgtataTTAGGCAAGAAAACGTAGGGGATTGGATTTTTTTTCCACCTTCGAACATGTTACGAAAATTTTAATAGTATTAAAATGATGCACTTTTTGGATGGCTCAAGCGCACACATCTGGGGAATAATCCAAGTACATGGTTCAGTTACCTTGGAGTAAGTGATAAATTTGAAGatagtctaatggttagagaagccgcTTTGGAataaaaaggttgccggttcaagcccctggaccagcaggaatggctgaaatgcccaaaTTCCCAACTGCTGCCCAGgctgtgttgtacatcactctggacaagagcgtctgctaaatgccattaaacgggaactgaagtcatttttaaacttgctttatttcttaattaacgtgttattcaattacgttttagtaaccttatatcgtgactcgtattggcaactaattgcaattaaatattatacttattggcctgtttagtttttagccgtgttgaatttagttcgtttggtccacagcgatCGCGCGAATAAGCGACACCTTTCACGAGGCTTTGAAACGTgatgtgtcagcgccgccattttgaaaactgtttccccaaactaaatattgcacaaaaacgagtttaaatgattactactgcctacttttttcaaactttcctgattgctatcaaaacaaacaactcccggcttgattacatcagcattcgaaatccaccagccgactgatccggcacgctttaattgtgcgacagtaatgacgcgaataccagcacgatggactagtgtctgaaaacttttttttttttaaatcattttaccaatgagctcactatatagtaattccctatatagggaggagtagtgaacgagtgagtgagtgatttcgaacACAGGGTTGGtcattttgatttccgctgtacgttttacttccgtcctacgatgtctcgcacaggtctcaacgaatctcgtttacggccattgctttgacatatggactgatatattacagagcatatgtcaaacactcataacttgctatagcagcgacaaaatggcgatcagaaacgcattcctatatttaatgagATAGAGTtttgattaaaggagaactgacggCAAATTTTTAATGTAATATAATCAAAGAGCCCCATGGCTTTGTTTTGTTAGGCGAATGAAGCCATAGGGCTCTTTGATTAGGAGGGTTACCACTTACTCAGAGTTAACTTAACCAGGTTTGTCACTGAACCACGTACTTGGAATACCCCCTGATATTATGAGGGCAAAGAGTTGGTCTATGCCCATAAACATTGTTCGGATTGCCAATAATTGAGgttgtagtgcacattatgccaaGGACAAGATGACTCCCCTCCCCCCGCAAAGACTGAAGTCATTTCTGTGTCCTTACTTTATTCTGAGATTTGGAGACATAAGTGACATTCAGCTGCAGCCCCATTCTGGCCCGAAGACAGACCGTGCCGTTGGTGCTCACGCTGTAATTGCCAGGCTCCGGGTTAGATGGTGTGACGGGGGTAGTTGGAGCGATAGTGGTGGTTGGGGTGATGGGTGTAGTCGTGGGGATAGGTAGATCAGCTGAACAGACCGTCTCTGAAAGATGCAAAAAACATTTAGCTCATTACACAATTTACATCATCATACAAAGACTTtaaataaacttaaaaaaaatgaTGTGCAGCGAGATCATGTGCCTAAGAGACACCACCACACTGATCACAAAGTCAAGGAAACAGGATTAAGAAGACACCACTATCACTATAAACAGCAGAGTGATTTAACAGCACTCCAGTACCGTTAGTACTCAGGTTGGCGCTGGGCATGTAGGCCTCCAGGTGGATGTTGAAGAATGTGATGTTCACTCCAGGGCCTCCCAGATTGACTGAACTGGAGCTCTGACATTTGTAGGTGGTGTTGAGCACTGCTGAGATCTGAGAGCTGTTTGTACTCAACACCATAACCTCTGCACAGATCAGAGACACTCACGTTAATTTCAGCCAACAGTCACTTGGTCTTTCAGTTTCAgagagcctgtgcccactgtagcctcaggttcctgttcttggatgATGGTGTACTGTTGTAACCCATCTGCCTCAGGGTTCGACATGCTAGACATTcggggatgcttttctgctcagcatggttgtaaagagtgccaTTTGTCTCACTATAGTGTAAGAGGCTCactattgtttgtttttatagaACAGCATGCCCCATAATGCTGTGATCATCACTCAAGTAATTATAAATGACTTGggactaaaaaaaaataaataaataaaaataaaaaggaaccgaaggcaatttttatcatcaaaactccatttctcattttattaaacacaggaatgcatttctgatcgctattttgtcgctgctatagcaagttatgagtgttcgaaatatgctctgtaatacatcagtccatatgtcaaagcaacagccgtaaacgagatttgttgagacctgtgcgagacatcgtagggtaaaacatacagcggaaatcaaagtgatcaacatctgccaacgttccctgtgtccgaaatcgctcactcctcactatatagggaattactacataggaggactatatagtgagctcattgggaaaatggaaaaaaaaaaaaaagtttttcagaCACTAGTCCATCATGCTGGTAttgacgtcattactgtcgcacaataaaagcctaggtcacaaccggacgtacgattttttggcgtttcccaaatcgctgcgttttttttttgttcatggagaaagacgcacgttggccccaAGTTTGCCTTGCAACCTGaagaaaacataagcgcccgtagagtttgtttgacatgacaaagaacctctgcggccagtctgcggccagtttacagcttgaaaatcagcacgtcacacgcgcaccctccgtaCGTTtcttgcacatagaccggccgtaggagcacgtacggccggttgtgactgaggcataaaacgtgccagatcagtcggctggtgggttttcaaaattataaatacatgcaagtgtttttgtgataaatccatattatacggagcgcatttcccacattaatcaatacaaagtacctgcatctttcagttcttttaaatcaaggttgaatactttcttctttgctgctgccttttatttaatcaaatctgagacttttaatttgatttctttcagtgcgactacAATGCAtgatgctttggttagtgaccatcgttgtagctACTTttagtgatgcattgtgggatactttgagtgcactatactgcatagggtgtaaataatcctcactaaggtgagggacagcactacaaaatggcgtccccactatatagtgccctatatagtgagtagggagcgatttcggacacaggggttatcaagacacgcgcgccctctttcgaatgctgatgtaatcaagccggaagttttgttagcAATCAAGAAAGTTCGAAAAAAGTAGCCAGTAAtcgccatttaaactcgtttctgtgccatatttcgtttgggaaacagttttcaaaatggcaccgctgacacttcacatttcgaagtctcgcacaagtctcgtgaagatcgcgcggataagcgacgcctgccgtggaccaaacgaactaaattcaacacggctaaaaaccgaataggccgataagtataatatttaattgcaattagttgccaatacgaggcaCAATATAAGgtcactaaaaccgaaaacgtcactgaataacacgttaattaagaaataaagcaagattaaaaatgactttagttcccctttaaagcTCTCAGAAACGTGATAATTGTGAATCCTCTGAACTCCTTCCTGAAATAAAACTCACTTTATTTGAGACTATTATAGAGCAGAATGCAGTACAATTATATTAAATTACATAACAGAAGAGCGAGTGTGATGTTTCATACTCTTGCTGGAGGACTGAGGAAAGGTGGCGTTGTCACTCAGGTTGTAGGTCAGATTAAGGCTGGCCACGTGATACATTTGGTCATTTCTGGAGAACACCAGGTCCAGAGAGTGACCGTCGCCGAAGGAAGCCTGCACGTTCGGAGAGACTCCGGATTTTCCACAGGAGCTGCGATTTCCCAGTACTGCTGATCCAGGGAGCGGCACAACCACTATATTCTAGTCACAGTAACAGACACGCATATTAACAGTGTTTTATTTAAGTGAAACTCAGAAAAGCACttaaacatgtttaaaaaaaaaaaacaatcacacatCATCCTGTTTAAGCAGCTAACGTTAACCGTCATGTGATCAACATATTGGAATTCAAAGACACAAACTGGACCTGTGTATGAATAACACTTTAAAGTAATTTCGTAGAATCTTCATAAACACATGAACAGCCTTATTTTTGGAAAAGCGAACATTGACAATAAGCAATAAAAACGTCAATCACATCTGTATGGGATGAAGAGAAACGAATCATAAACATACATGTTATGAATGTTTAATAAAGCCCTAAAGCAGATTCGGTTAAATAAATATTACCAAAATAATATTgtttgggggggcggcacggtggtgtagtggatagcgctgtcgcctcacagcaagaaggtccgggttcgagccccgtggccggcgagggcctttctgtgtggagtttgcatgttctccccgtgtccgcgtgggtttcctccgggtgctccggtttcccccacagtccaaagacatgcaggttaggttaactggtgactctaaattgaccgtaggtgtgaatgtgagtgtgaatggttgtctgtgtctatgtgtcagccctgtgatgacctggcgacttgtccagggtgtaccccgcctttcacccgtagtcagctgggataggctccagcttgcctgcgaccctgtagaataggataaagcggctagagataatgagatgagatattgtttggAAAAGCAATGCTGATTCAAATAGCACTACATAATTATTGATGATTAATAACAATGACGCGCTCTAATTAGACAGTCCAGGTATCATTGGTATTACATTTGCATGTGTACACATACCGTCCCATTAACGATGGGGTATGTGATGGTGAAGTTGGCAGAGAGGTCAGCTTTGATGCAGGTTGAATTTCCATCCTTTACTTCAAGTATTACAGCATGCGCTGCAGTCAGCCATCCTGTAAACACACAGCagcatcatacagtggtgcttacaagtttgtgaaccctttagaattttctatatttctgcataaatatgacctaaaacaacatcagattttcacacaagtcctaaaagtagataaagagaacccagttaaacaaacgagacaaaaaatattatactcggtcatttatttattgaggaaaatcatccaatattacagatctgtgagtggcaaaagtatgtgaacctttgctttcagtatctggtgtgacccccttgtgcagcaattgattgattgcttgctttattccaaacagtaaagacgacataaataaaaaaaatttaaaaatttgcAATAATCAAAACGTCAAAACAGAATagagtagccacaaggcagtaacataatgatgtttggaaaggattaggaagaagtaaataacttatccaatcctaaccctctataccaccgccacACGcacgaaaacaaaagcaacaaacaaaaacataacatggtataatatcgaccaaatcatatatacagatacttatgcatatatacacacacacacacacacaatacatatatacagtacatacatatacacatccatacgtacacagacacccataatattacgcatatatattatatacaattatgcatattaCACACATACTCACAATACTCATTATGATATTTATATATCCGTacatacccatacccacatacacTTGTATTATCagtagaatgttattgtaattcctcgtccctatacctcataaagatctgttccttattagcctggctaacgcgacttcaaagctctccgagcatttggtctggccaagatattaagcccaaccgtttcccagagcccgtggttgacccgcctccctgaaatgcctcagtttgctactggtcgaagccagaaaaggctgtgacgaagcttaaaccaatcacatcactctttcctctgacgtatgcgacgcgacgcggctaactggtagattaaactcttaccgaagccggtcgggagcaaggcgaaaacgtccttcctttcaataaacacctccagggctgctctttgctccgttttcaatgagaacttcccgttgaatgctttcaatacagcatctaccgctgtgttaaaggcttgccgctgctccatgttcgtgatgtgaatgaagcgcttccggcatagattctgtaaacaatctatggcttccggtcgcagttctactacgtcagtgccttgaacacgcctctacccagggccgttggagatgctcaaagttgattggttcccgatttttcgggagcttggaagagctgtagatagcttgcctggccagactaagctcgcaacaggccctcgtgttgcgtcacgcttaggatgggcgggcccaggctagttccttatacctttttttgaactggtttatagttgtacatttcatgagctctacattcaaactgttccatagctttactccacaaatagagagactgaacatttttaacgtcctagcactgcaaattttaaatttcaatttccccctaaaattatagcccctctctatccgagaacattgtttggatattccttggtactttataattccttactttgtacattattaaggcagttttatattctataatatccctgaattttaaacattttgaatttaagaatagtgaattagtatgatctcggtaaccagcacactGAATTATTctttagctcttttttgaagtatagttattgcatgacgtGAATGCAatagtatttccccacaccacggaGCAGAAATTTAGGTACGGTAAAacgagggaacagtaaagaatgcggagtgaattatagtccaggacgtgcttagctatactcacagatatgcttcttgatagtttaattagtatgttttttaatatgtgatttccaagtaaTTCCATCAtccattattaccccaagaaatgtattagaaactctttcaatatcaacaccatctacctgtacatttattgccttgtttatttattttataattattaaatatgttttagacagatttaataatttatttcaatcaaaccaactttttaacctgcacaattctgaacagattatgttttctaactcatgtaaatttgttccagaacaaaatgtgtcatctgcaaataccaccatcttaaatatctttgatacattgcacatatttatataaagaatgaacagtttaggacccaatactgacccctgggggacaccacaatcaatattcaaacgagttgacac
The DNA window shown above is from Neoarius graeffei isolate fNeoGra1 chromosome 18, fNeoGra1.pri, whole genome shotgun sequence and carries:
- the lamp1a gene encoding lysosome-associated membrane glycoprotein 1a; translated protein: MTPRVAPGLLAFYCCCVLGWLTAAHAVILEVKDGNSTCIKADLSANFTITYPIVNGTNIVVVPLPGSAVLGNRSSCGKSGVSPNVQASFGDGHSLDLVFSRNDQMYHVASLNLTYNLSDNATFPQSSSKKVMVLSTNSSQISAVLNTTYKCQSSSSVNLGGPGVNITFFNIHLEAYMPSANLSTNETVCSADLPIPTTTPITPTTTIAPTTPVTPSNPEPGNYSVSTNGTVCLRARMGLQLNVTYVSKSQNKSVAVVVNVQPNVTSSSGSCESTTATLLLTGDLANLTFMFTLNTTTKKYQLSALNMSAAWQDMAASVHVGNSSLEYMQGTLGHSYMCSVEEVLPVVSTFTLNTFDLQVQPFGIHNNQFGPADVCPMQKDNMLVPIIVGACLAGLVLIVLIAYLIGRKRSHAGYQTI